CTGTAAAATATATAAAGTGGCCAAGCAGCGCTCCTCCACCGTGTTCGTGGCTAAGACCGGCCTGGAGAGGCAGCCCTCTCAGTCCGAGACGTGCTTCGTGAGGAAGGAGCGGATGGAGATGGAGAGCCCCAGTAGCCAGAGCTCCGAGGACCACCACAGGCAGGAGGAGCTGGATTATATCGACTTGGAGGAGAGCTGCTGTGCGTCGGACAACAAACCACGGAACCACCGCTTCTCCAAGCGTAGGAAGGTGGAGGTCTCGGACTGCTGCCCGCCACAGAGCTGCCGTCTCTCCTGGGCCTCAGCGCGCGCCTCGCAGCTTTTCCAAGACCCCCAAAACGCTACCAACGCGACCCTGGTGGCCCAGCGACATCACCTCGCGGCACATCGGCATCACCTCGTGGCGGCTGCGTCCAAGACTAAAGTGGCCCAGATGCGCGAGAAGCGCTTCACGTTCGTGCTGGCCGTGGTGATGGGGGTGTTCGTGCTCTGCTGGTTCCCTTTCTTTTTCACATACAGCCTGCACGCAATCTGTAGGGAGAGCTGCTACATACCCGGCGCGCTCTTCAACGCCTTCTTCTGGATTGGCTACTGTAACAGCTCAGTGAACCCTATGATATATACCATTTTCAACAGGGATTTCCGTAAAGCGTTTAAGAAAATCGTATGCCGGACTTCAAAACGCACTAATACCACTTGAAAAGAAGGGTCACTTtgaagctgactgactgactgtgcgtCACTGCTCATCGAAACAGACGTCAGTTCTTCACCCAAGCACGCATCCCTGCACCTCTGAATGACTATATTCGTTCCAAAAGGAACGtttttatttaataataataataatatgatatCAAAATATCTCGTGTTGTGCGCTAATGTGTGAATATTATAAACAATGTACAGAGGAAATAGGATATATCAAACAAAAGCTAAATAGAGTATTGTCATTGATGATTTAATTTGGCTCTATTGACCCCTGCTTTCAAAGTTAGGAATTCGTTTAATATTCAGTGAGGTAACTCATATATTTAGGCCACAGCATAATTCCAGGGCCTTTTTACGACCCGTTCTTTTCTGTACTTTCATTAATCTTGTATGTCCCATAAAGATAAGAAAAAAATCTAGTTCAGAGTAAAAGTGAAGTCATAACCCAGATTTCGAGGCTgatggagctgtgtgtgtggcactgagaggtttagtttttttaaattttatattcaTCAAACTGTCATCAATAAGACATGAGAGAGACTGAgttgacatacattttttttaactttGACTTTTTCAAAGAATCTCAAAACGCATAAAAAGtccaataacaaaacaaaaagttgAAATTATAGAAATTGAAAGTGTCCGTCGGCTTCGGATGAAGTTGAGGCAGTTTGGGCTGGAAAGGCATTGTAGGCTGAGTGTACAGTAGGTTCACACTGTACACGGTTGTAGCATCTACTTAGGCATTTCTGTCATGAGTAGCCAAACTAGTTAGGAATGGCTGCAATTGCTTGGTCGAGTTTAATAGAGATGTGTCAAAATGTAATTAACTTTGAGTCGTGTTTAATCCATTATCTAAAACGGTATCCGATTATGACTGATGTCAGGTGAGTTGATGACGCAGATCTCTTTGAGTGGGCTTCGGGTCTCCCTCATCGCTGAACCCCCAAATGCATGCGCTgttgtccgtggtgctgaaacgCCGCGCACTACGCCGATGGCACTATGCTGTGACGCGAATGCGTGACATGGCATATTCAATGGTTTGCAAAACCATATATGAACTGTTATCAATCAGAAAAATATAGTGATATGGGAATATATCTCATGATATCGTGCCTCATTTAAACACTATGTAAGCAGATAGATCGATCATGCTTGGCAGTTTTGCTAAAATGAATATTTCCTCATAAGTGATGAGAATGAAGATTGGGAGAAATTGCCTATGGCATGAGCCACCTTAATAGCATAAACACAATCTAATATGATTTATGCTGCAATTATTTTAATCTTCAGCCAAAGAAGAAGCTATTGGCCAGAAGATTAAAAACAGACCTTGAAATCATTACTCAGACATTATTGAGTGGGCTCCATGTTTTAACCTTTGGAAATAGAAAACTTGTGTCACTACAAATGTGTCACTACATGCTCCATaattgtgtttgtatgtgtgtgtgtgtgtgtcacaggcggctggtggcaccatcattggggaggacaggctagAACGGCATGTACTTAGCGGTataaaacacatcaaacacatagtTTGATACCaatccattcactccattccagccattaatatTAGCTATCCTCCCTTTTACCAGCCTCACCATTTGTGCgtgtgagagacaaagagagagagagggag
This genomic stretch from Oncorhynchus tshawytscha isolate Ot180627B linkage group LG21, Otsh_v2.0, whole genome shotgun sequence harbors:
- the LOC112220759 gene encoding alpha-2Db adrenergic receptor-like — its product is MDVAKFTTVTNTSQDTNTSSAPRPLPQTEVGSALIILVVTVIILVTIVGNALVIVAVLTSRALRAPQNLFLVSLACADILVATLVIPFSLANEVMGYWYFGSTWCAFYLALDVLFCTSSIVHLCAISLDRYWSVTKAVSYNLKRTPKRIKSMIAVVWVISAVISFPPLIMTKHNEHECLLNNETWYILSSCLVSFFAPGLIMILVYCKIYKVAKQRSSTVFVAKTGLERQPSQSETCFVRKERMEMESPSSQSSEDHHRQEELDYIDLEESCCASDNKPRNHRFSKRRKVEVSDCCPPQSCRLSWASARASQLFQDPQNATNATLVAQRHHLAAHRHHLVAAASKTKVAQMREKRFTFVLAVVMGVFVLCWFPFFFTYSLHAICRESCYIPGALFNAFFWIGYCNSSVNPMIYTIFNRDFRKAFKKIVCRTSKRTNTT